A region from the Dinoroseobacter shibae DFL 12 = DSM 16493 genome encodes:
- the uvrB gene encoding excinuclease ABC subunit UvrB, giving the protein MNQPVLHASADDVRTRPKLEGGRMFRMATSFEPAGDQPTAIAELSEGVRNGERDQVLLGATGTGKTFTMAKVIEQTQRPAIILAPNKTLAAQLYGEFKGFFPDNAVEYFVSYYDYYQPEAYVPRSDTYIEKESQINEQIDRMRHSATRALLERDDVIIVASVSCIYGIGSVETYEAMTQDLVAGQSYDQRQIMADLVAQQYRRNDAGFQRGSFRVRGDSLEIWPAHMEDRALKFSFFGEELESITEFDPLTGEKADTLDRIRIYANSHYVTPRPTLQQAIVSIKKELRIRLDQLVAEGKLLEAQRLEQRTNFDIEMLEATGVCNGIENYSRYLTGRAPGEPPPTLFEYIPDNAIVFADESHVSVPQIGGMYKGDFRRKMTLAEHGFRLPSCMDNRPLKFEEWDAMRPQSVFVSATPAAWELEQAGGVFTEQVIRPTGLLDPQVEIRPVEMQVDDLLDEVRRVTADGFRTLVTTLTKRMAEDLTEYMHEQGIKVRYMHSDIDTLERIEILRDLRLGAFDVLIGINLLREGLDIPECGLVAILDADKEGFLRSETSLVQTIGRAARNAEGRVIMYADRITGSMERALAETNRRRAKQIAYNEEHGITPETVKKNVEDVMAGLYQGDVDMNRVTAKVEKPLHGGNLETVLEGLRADMRKAAENLEFEEAARLRDEVKRLEAVDLAIADDPLARQSAIEAASDAAVKAQGRSTAGRPGQRGGNVKRRKK; this is encoded by the coding sequence ATGAATCAACCCGTCCTGCATGCCAGCGCCGATGATGTCCGCACCCGTCCCAAGCTCGAAGGCGGTCGGATGTTCCGGATGGCGACCAGTTTCGAGCCTGCTGGGGACCAGCCGACCGCCATCGCGGAGCTGAGCGAGGGCGTGCGCAACGGCGAACGCGACCAGGTACTTCTGGGCGCGACCGGGACGGGCAAGACCTTCACCATGGCCAAGGTGATCGAGCAGACCCAGCGCCCCGCGATCATCCTCGCCCCGAACAAGACCCTCGCCGCGCAGCTCTATGGCGAGTTCAAGGGGTTCTTTCCCGACAACGCGGTCGAATATTTCGTCAGCTATTACGACTACTACCAGCCCGAGGCCTATGTGCCGCGCAGCGACACCTATATCGAGAAGGAATCCCAGATCAACGAGCAGATTGACCGGATGCGCCACTCGGCGACCCGGGCCTTGCTCGAACGCGACGACGTGATCATCGTCGCCTCGGTGTCGTGCATCTACGGCATCGGCTCGGTGGAGACCTACGAGGCGATGACCCAGGACCTGGTCGCGGGGCAGTCCTATGACCAGCGCCAGATCATGGCGGATCTCGTGGCCCAGCAATACCGCCGCAACGACGCCGGGTTCCAGCGCGGCTCTTTCCGGGTGCGCGGCGACAGCCTGGAGATCTGGCCCGCCCACATGGAGGACCGGGCGCTGAAATTCTCGTTCTTCGGCGAAGAGCTTGAAAGCATTACCGAGTTCGACCCGCTCACCGGCGAGAAGGCCGACACCCTCGACCGCATCCGGATCTATGCCAACTCCCACTACGTCACGCCCCGCCCCACGCTCCAGCAGGCGATCGTGTCGATCAAGAAAGAGCTGCGCATCCGCCTCGACCAGCTGGTCGCCGAGGGCAAGCTGCTGGAGGCCCAGCGGCTTGAGCAGCGCACGAATTTCGACATCGAGATGCTGGAGGCGACGGGCGTCTGCAACGGCATCGAGAACTATTCGCGCTACCTGACCGGCCGCGCGCCGGGGGAGCCGCCGCCCACACTCTTCGAATACATCCCCGACAACGCCATCGTCTTCGCCGACGAGAGCCACGTCTCGGTTCCGCAGATCGGCGGCATGTACAAGGGCGACTTCCGGCGCAAGATGACCCTGGCCGAGCACGGCTTCCGCCTGCCGTCTTGCATGGACAACCGGCCCCTGAAATTCGAGGAATGGGATGCCATGCGGCCCCAGTCGGTGTTCGTCTCGGCCACCCCCGCCGCGTGGGAGCTGGAACAGGCCGGCGGCGTGTTCACCGAACAGGTGATCCGCCCCACGGGCCTGCTGGACCCCCAGGTCGAAATCCGCCCGGTGGAGATGCAGGTGGACGACCTGCTGGACGAGGTCCGCCGCGTCACCGCCGACGGGTTCCGCACACTGGTCACCACCCTGACCAAGCGGATGGCCGAGGACCTGACCGAGTACATGCACGAACAGGGCATCAAGGTCCGCTACATGCACTCCGACATCGACACGCTGGAGCGCATTGAAATCCTGCGGGATCTCCGGCTCGGCGCCTTCGACGTGCTGATCGGGATCAACCTGCTGCGCGAAGGGTTGGACATCCCTGAATGCGGTCTGGTGGCGATCCTAGATGCGGACAAGGAAGGCTTCCTGCGCTCGGAGACCTCGCTGGTGCAGACCATCGGCAGGGCGGCGCGGAATGCCGAGGGGCGGGTGATCATGTATGCCGACCGGATCACCGGATCGATGGAGCGCGCGCTGGCCGAAACCAACCGCAGGCGCGCCAAGCAGATCGCCTATAACGAGGAACATGGCATCACGCCGGAGACGGTGAAGAAGAATGTCGAAGACGTGATGGCCGGGCTCTACCAGGGCGACGTGGACATGAACCGGGTCACCGCCAAGGTCGAAAAACCGTTGCACGGCGGGAACTTGGAGACGGTTCTTGAAGGGCTGCGGGCGGATATGCGCAAGGCCGCGGAGAACCTGGAGTTCGAGGAGGCCGCGCGCCTGCGCGACGAGGTCAAGCGGCTGGAGGCGGTGGATCTGGCGATTGCGGACGACCCGCTGGCGCGGCAATCGGCGATCGAGGCGGCGAGCGACGCGGCCGTCAAGGCCCAGGGGCGCAGCACCGCGGGCCGCCCGGGCCAGCGCGGCGGGAACGTCAAGCGGCGCAAAAAATAG
- the tig gene encoding trigger factor, giving the protein MNVTETLNEGLKRGYSITVTAAELDAKVNEKLSEAQPEIEMKGFRKGKVPMALLKKQFGQKLLGEAMQETIDGAMAKHFEDSGDRPALQPEIKMTNEDWKEGDDIEVAMSYEALPEVPDTDFSTVTLEKLVVKADEEAVNEALQNLAENAKSFETKEGAAEDGDQVVIDFLGKVDGEAFEGGAAEDYPLVLGSNSFIPGFEEQLIGTSAGEEKNVDVSFPEQYQAEHLAGKAAVFECKIKEVKAPKAAEIDDEMAKQFGAEDLETLKGQISERLEAEYAGAARAVMKRKLLDELDTLVKFELPPSLVATEAGQIAHQLWHEENPEVEGHDHPEIEPTEEHNKLAERRVRLGLLLAELGQKNEIQVTDAEMTQAIMAQARQYPGQERQFFEFIQQNQQMQQQLRAPIFEDKVVDYIFELATVTEKEISKDDLQKAVEALDDEV; this is encoded by the coding sequence ATGAACGTCACCGAGACCCTCAACGAAGGCCTGAAGCGCGGCTATTCGATTACCGTCACGGCAGCCGAGCTGGACGCCAAGGTCAACGAGAAGCTGTCCGAAGCGCAGCCCGAGATCGAGATGAAGGGCTTCCGCAAGGGCAAGGTCCCGATGGCGCTGCTGAAAAAGCAGTTCGGCCAGAAGCTGCTGGGCGAGGCGATGCAGGAGACCATCGACGGCGCCATGGCCAAGCATTTCGAGGACAGCGGCGACCGTCCGGCGCTGCAGCCCGAGATCAAGATGACCAACGAGGACTGGAAAGAGGGCGACGATATCGAGGTCGCCATGTCCTACGAGGCGCTGCCCGAGGTGCCGGACACCGATTTCAGCACCGTGACCCTGGAAAAGCTGGTCGTGAAGGCCGATGAGGAGGCCGTCAACGAGGCGCTGCAGAACCTGGCCGAGAACGCCAAGTCGTTCGAGACCAAGGAGGGCGCTGCCGAGGACGGGGACCAGGTGGTGATCGATTTCCTCGGCAAGGTCGATGGCGAGGCGTTCGAGGGCGGGGCCGCGGAGGATTATCCGCTGGTTCTCGGGTCGAACTCGTTCATTCCGGGCTTCGAGGAGCAGCTGATCGGCACCTCGGCGGGCGAAGAGAAGAACGTGGACGTGTCCTTCCCCGAACAGTACCAGGCCGAGCATCTGGCGGGCAAGGCCGCGGTGTTCGAGTGCAAGATCAAGGAAGTGAAGGCGCCCAAGGCGGCCGAGATCGACGACGAGATGGCCAAGCAGTTCGGCGCCGAGGATCTGGAGACCCTGAAGGGTCAGATCTCCGAGCGGCTGGAGGCGGAATATGCCGGGGCCGCGCGCGCGGTGATGAAGCGCAAGCTGCTGGACGAGCTGGACACGCTGGTCAAGTTCGAGCTGCCGCCGAGCCTGGTGGCCACCGAGGCGGGCCAGATCGCGCACCAGCTGTGGCACGAGGAGAACCCGGAGGTGGAAGGCCACGACCACCCGGAGATCGAGCCGACCGAGGAGCACAACAAGCTGGCCGAGCGCCGGGTGCGTCTGGGCCTGCTGCTGGCCGAGCTGGGCCAGAAGAACGAGATCCAGGTGACCGATGCCGAGATGACCCAGGCGATCATGGCGCAGGCGCGCCAGTATCCGGGCCAGGAGCGGCAGTTCTTCGAGTTCATCCAGCAGAACCAGCAGATGCAGCAGCAGCTTCGCGCGCCGATCTTCGAGGACAAGGTCGTGGATTACATCTTCGAGCTGGCCACGGTGACCGAGAAGGAGATCTCGAAAGACGATCTGCAGAAGGCGGTCGAGGCGCTGGACGACGAAGTCTGA
- a CDS encoding MOSC domain-containing protein translates to MSELRQMMGRAAQAGRVDWIGLRPGRRADVVAVDAVRVTEAGLEGDRARAGKRAVSLVQAEHLAAIGGYLGRGLVAAADLRRNLVVSGLNLLAYRDREIGIGAEVVLRLRGPCAPCSRMEETFGHGGYAAVRGHGGMVAEVVRTGTIRRGDAVVLRPAP, encoded by the coding sequence ATGTCGGAGTTGCGGCAGATGATGGGGCGCGCGGCGCAGGCGGGGCGGGTCGACTGGATCGGGCTGCGGCCGGGGCGGCGGGCGGATGTGGTGGCGGTGGACGCGGTGCGGGTGACCGAGGCCGGGCTGGAGGGGGACCGGGCGCGGGCGGGCAAGCGGGCGGTGTCGCTGGTGCAGGCGGAGCATCTGGCGGCGATCGGCGGGTACCTGGGGCGTGGGCTGGTGGCGGCGGCGGATTTGCGGCGCAACCTGGTGGTCTCGGGGCTGAACCTTCTGGCCTATCGCGACCGGGAGATCGGGATCGGCGCGGAGGTGGTCCTGCGGCTGCGCGGACCCTGCGCGCCGTGCTCGCGGATGGAGGAGACCTTTGGCCATGGCGGCTACGCGGCGGTGCGCGGCCATGGCGGGATGGTGGCGGAGGTGGTCCGGACCGGCACGATCCGGCGCGGGGATGCGGTGGTGCTGCGCCCGGCGCCGTGA
- a CDS encoding BrnA antitoxin family protein codes for MPDLPPHPLWSDAKGETRAQRLARERLTLHLHGLERDDAWAGRIQALVPDAWQTLEADLPLVEKKTKVTLRLDESVAKFFRAMGPGYQARINRLLATYAQMRIAEVYKLERFARSRDRSLGIELPEE; via the coding sequence ATGCCCGACCTGCCCCCTCACCCCCTGTGGTCCGACGCCAAGGGCGAAACCCGCGCCCAGCGGCTGGCCCGCGAACGGCTGACCCTGCACCTGCACGGGCTGGAGCGGGACGACGCCTGGGCGGGTCGCATCCAGGCGCTGGTCCCCGACGCCTGGCAAACCCTGGAGGCGGACCTGCCGCTGGTGGAGAAGAAGACGAAAGTGACCCTGCGGCTGGACGAGAGCGTGGCGAAGTTCTTCCGCGCCATGGGGCCGGGATACCAGGCGCGGATCAACCGGCTGCTGGCGACCTACGCCCAGATGCGGATCGCGGAGGTCTACAAGCTGGAGCGGTTCGCACGCAGCCGGGACCGGTCGCTGGGGATCGAGTTGCCGGAGGAGTGA
- a CDS encoding entericidin A/B family lipoprotein, which yields MTRLKLVLAALSLPLILAACATVEGAGQDISTAGDAIAEEAREAQ from the coding sequence ATGACACGTCTCAAGCTCGTCCTCGCCGCCCTGTCCCTGCCGCTGATCCTCGCGGCCTGCGCGACTGTGGAAGGCGCGGGGCAGGATATTTCGACCGCCGGCGACGCCATCGCCGAAGAAGCGCGCGAGGCGCAGTAA
- a CDS encoding ETC complex I subunit: MRARIYQPARTAMSSGQAKTKGWVLEFAPADARSIDPLMGWTSSSDTQSQVKLRFDTREAALDYAKEHGLEVTITEPKKRKPNIRPGGYGDNFATNRRTVWTH, encoded by the coding sequence ATGCGCGCGCGGATTTACCAGCCAGCCAGAACTGCCATGTCCTCGGGTCAGGCCAAGACCAAGGGCTGGGTGCTCGAGTTTGCCCCGGCGGATGCCCGGTCGATCGACCCGCTGATGGGGTGGACATCGTCCTCCGACACGCAAAGCCAGGTCAAGCTGCGGTTTGACACCCGCGAGGCGGCGCTGGATTATGCCAAGGAGCACGGGCTGGAGGTCACGATCACCGAGCCCAAGAAACGCAAGCCGAATATCCGCCCCGGCGGCTATGGCGACAACTTCGCCACCAACCGGCGCACCGTCTGGACCCACTGA
- a CDS encoding aspartate/glutamate racemase family protein yields MKTIGILGGMSAASTQLYYSELCRLTRARLGGLHSPQLLIRSLDFAEIEALQAAGAWTRAGTILNSEAQALERGGAGILLLATNTMHKLADRMMEGVGIPLLHIADATAQAILQAGLRRPGLMATAFTMEQQFYTGRLRAAGLDPVLPDPSDRATTHRVIYDELCKDIRTERSETAFVQIAGRLADGGADCLILGCTEVGMLLHQGNVAVPVFDTTRIHCATALDRAMA; encoded by the coding sequence ATGAAAACGATCGGAATTCTCGGGGGCATGTCCGCCGCGTCCACCCAGCTCTACTATTCCGAGCTGTGCAGGCTCACGCGCGCACGGCTCGGCGGCCTGCATTCGCCGCAGCTTCTGATACGGTCGCTGGATTTTGCCGAGATCGAGGCGCTGCAGGCCGCGGGCGCGTGGACCCGCGCCGGCACGATTCTGAACAGCGAAGCGCAAGCGCTCGAACGGGGCGGGGCCGGGATCCTGCTTCTGGCGACGAATACCATGCACAAGCTGGCGGATCGGATGATGGAGGGCGTCGGAATCCCGCTGCTGCACATTGCGGATGCGACGGCGCAAGCGATCCTGCAGGCCGGATTGCGGCGTCCGGGGCTGATGGCAACCGCCTTCACCATGGAGCAGCAGTTCTATACCGGGCGCCTGAGGGCCGCAGGGCTGGACCCGGTCCTGCCCGACCCGTCCGACCGTGCCACGACGCACCGGGTGATCTATGACGAGCTGTGCAAGGACATCCGGACCGAGCGGAGCGAAACCGCGTTCGTTCAAATCGCGGGGCGCCTGGCCGATGGGGGCGCGGATTGTCTGATCCTGGGCTGCACCGAGGTCGGTATGCTGCTCCACCAAGGCAACGTGGCCGTTCCGGTGTTCGACACGACGCGCATCCACTGTGCGACCGCACTCGACCGCGCCATGGCGTAA
- the ettA gene encoding energy-dependent translational throttle protein EttA → MAAYQYVYHMDGVSKTYPGGKKCFENIRLSFLPGVKIGVVGVNGAGKSTLMKIMAGLDTDFTGEAWAAEGARVGYLPQEPALDETLTVRENVMLGVAPKKAILDRYNELAMNYSDETADEMAKLQDEIDAQNLWDLDAQIDIAMEALRCPPDDASPANLSGGERRRVALCKLLLEAPDMLLLDEPTNHLDAETIAWLQKHLIEYKGTILIVTHDRYFLDDITGWILELDRGRGIPYEGNYSAWLDQKAKRLEREAKEDKAKQKTLARELEWIRAGAKARQAKQKARINAYEELAGQSEREKVGKAQIIIPNGPRLGSKVIEVENLTKAYGDKLLIENLSFSLPPGGIVGVIGPNGAGKSTLFRMLTGQEQPDGGTLSYGDTVQLAYVDQSRDTLDPAATVWEEISGGGEIIELGDAQINSRAYCGAFNFKGGDQQKKVGLLSGGERNRVHMAKLLKSGGNVLLLDEPTNDLDVETLRALEDAIEDFAGCAVVISHDRFFLDRLCTHILAFEGDAHVEWFEGNFEAYEEDKARRLGPDALEPKRVKYKKFTR, encoded by the coding sequence ATGGCAGCCTATCAGTACGTCTACCACATGGACGGCGTGTCCAAGACCTATCCCGGCGGCAAGAAATGCTTCGAGAACATCCGCCTCTCCTTCCTTCCGGGCGTCAAGATCGGCGTCGTCGGCGTCAACGGCGCGGGCAAGTCCACCCTAATGAAGATCATGGCCGGCCTCGACACCGACTTCACCGGGGAGGCTTGGGCCGCCGAAGGCGCCCGCGTCGGCTACCTGCCCCAGGAGCCCGCCCTCGACGAGACCCTCACCGTGCGCGAGAACGTCATGCTCGGCGTCGCCCCCAAGAAGGCCATCCTCGACCGCTACAACGAGCTGGCGATGAACTACTCCGACGAGACCGCCGACGAGATGGCGAAGCTCCAGGACGAGATCGACGCGCAAAACCTCTGGGACCTCGACGCCCAGATCGACATCGCGATGGAGGCGCTGCGCTGCCCCCCCGACGACGCCAGCCCCGCGAACCTCTCGGGCGGGGAGCGCCGCCGCGTCGCACTCTGCAAGCTCCTGCTCGAAGCCCCCGACATGCTGCTCTTGGACGAGCCCACCAACCACCTCGACGCCGAAACCATCGCCTGGCTCCAGAAACACCTGATCGAGTACAAGGGCACCATCCTCATCGTCACCCACGACCGCTACTTCCTCGACGACATCACCGGCTGGATCCTGGAACTCGACCGCGGCCGCGGCATCCCCTACGAGGGCAACTATTCCGCCTGGCTCGACCAGAAGGCCAAGCGGCTCGAACGCGAGGCCAAGGAAGACAAGGCGAAACAGAAAACCCTCGCGCGCGAGCTCGAATGGATCCGCGCCGGCGCCAAGGCCCGCCAGGCCAAGCAGAAGGCCCGCATCAACGCCTACGAAGAACTCGCCGGCCAGTCGGAGCGCGAAAAGGTCGGCAAGGCCCAGATCATCATCCCCAACGGCCCCCGCCTCGGGAGCAAGGTGATCGAGGTCGAAAACCTCACCAAAGCTTATGGCGACAAGCTGCTGATCGAGAACCTCTCCTTCTCCCTGCCGCCCGGCGGCATCGTCGGCGTGATCGGCCCCAACGGGGCGGGCAAATCCACACTCTTTCGCATGCTGACAGGGCAGGAGCAGCCCGATGGCGGCACGCTCAGCTACGGCGACACGGTGCAACTGGCCTATGTCGACCAGTCCCGCGACACGCTCGACCCCGCCGCCACCGTCTGGGAGGAGATCTCCGGCGGCGGCGAAATCATCGAGCTTGGCGACGCCCAGATCAACTCCCGCGCCTATTGCGGCGCGTTCAACTTCAAGGGCGGCGACCAGCAGAAGAAGGTCGGGCTCCTGTCGGGCGGCGAACGCAACCGCGTCCACATGGCGAAACTGCTGAAATCCGGCGGCAATGTCCTCCTGCTCGATGAACCTACCAACGATCTTGACGTGGAAACGTTAAGAGCGCTTGAAGACGCCATCGAGGATTTCGCCGGCTGCGCCGTGGTCATCTCCCACGACCGCTTCTTCCTCGACCGCCTCTGCACCCACATCCTCGCCTTCGAGGGCGACGCCCATGTGGAATGGTTCGAGGGGAACTTCGAAGCCTACGAGGAAGACAAGGCACGGAGACTGGGGCCGGATGCCCTCGAACCCAAGCGCGTGAAATACAAGAAATTCACCCGTTAG